A single window of Syntrophus aciditrophicus SB DNA harbors:
- a CDS encoding TadE/TadG family type IV pilus assembly protein: protein MKKISKRILSDSRGVTAVEFALIMPFFFLLLFAIIDFGWYFYSQHTIQFATREGTRLALVGVQLKDKDGNEMSREDSIIKTIQDNAALAVDPAALQISIYPVAAGYSDPEGWEESQNPGSGGDYMRVRVRYTYHFLTPLIGNFFPSGANVIQAQALYRNELF, encoded by the coding sequence ATGAAGAAAATAAGCAAACGGATTCTTTCCGACAGCAGAGGCGTGACAGCCGTCGAGTTCGCACTGATCATGCCGTTTTTCTTCCTCCTGCTTTTTGCCATCATTGATTTCGGCTGGTACTTTTACTCTCAGCACACGATCCAGTTCGCCACCCGCGAGGGAACCAGGCTTGCCCTTGTCGGAGTTCAACTCAAGGACAAAGACGGCAATGAAATGAGCCGGGAAGATTCGATCATAAAGACAATCCAGGATAACGCAGCCTTAGCGGTGGACCCGGCTGCACTCCAGATAAGCATCTATCCCGTCGCCGCGGGCTATTCTGATCCGGAAGGCTGGGAGGAGAGTCAGAACCCCGGCAGCGGCGGCGACTACATGCGGGTGCGTGTTCGCTACACCTATCATTTTCTTACCCCACTTATTGGAAATTTCTTCCCGTCGGGGGCCAACGTGATCCAAGCCCAGGCGCTATACAGGAACGAGCTGTTCTGA
- a CDS encoding VWA domain-containing protein, whose product MNTTIKNQKGAVLIIFALLLIVLLGFTALAVDVGRWYTTRSELSKSVDAGAIAGAKNISNPYLGEDGHLRLAEEVARENFSAGYLMTPDSGERSATFTAYADEDHRIRVEGTVSSPGNLAGLFGVDWVATSAMGVAKKNEVEIMLVLDRSGSMDGTPMNDLKKAARSFVSFFEETQDQDKMGLVSFATSVKVDVPLGNNYVSSMTSKINAMDAVGATNAEDSLSQAGNPAKGGLTDQSGVPGNKRVQQFVIFFSDGNPTAFRGKFKYNGTDNIDAVVCGTGNDCGTVYTKLGKPEREEWLSYNPRFTGDGKPKPPGTGTSKCTTRYGGSYVNTTKWYVLDDPDYRLTYRGTTYNSESCFIPTVGSSNTTAPLSTYICTTARGMAVEHAQELKDNNVKIYTIGLGNIDRDFLSQIASGPSFEFYAPTSGELQAIFNKIAKDIKLRLVQ is encoded by the coding sequence ATGAACACAACGATTAAGAATCAGAAAGGAGCGGTCCTGATCATTTTCGCTCTTCTGTTGATCGTGCTTCTCGGGTTCACGGCGCTGGCAGTTGATGTGGGACGCTGGTACACGACGCGCTCCGAACTTTCCAAGAGCGTCGATGCGGGGGCCATCGCCGGCGCAAAGAACATCTCAAATCCCTATCTCGGAGAAGACGGACATTTGAGACTGGCAGAGGAGGTCGCCAGAGAGAACTTCTCCGCCGGCTATCTGATGACTCCGGATTCAGGGGAAAGATCGGCAACCTTCACCGCTTATGCGGACGAGGATCATCGCATCCGGGTGGAGGGCACAGTAAGTTCTCCCGGGAATCTTGCCGGACTCTTCGGGGTGGATTGGGTCGCCACGAGCGCCATGGGCGTGGCCAAAAAGAATGAAGTGGAAATCATGCTGGTGCTCGACCGCTCGGGATCGATGGACGGTACGCCTATGAACGACCTGAAGAAAGCCGCACGGAGCTTTGTCAGCTTCTTTGAAGAGACTCAGGACCAGGACAAGATGGGTCTCGTCAGCTTTGCCACAAGTGTGAAGGTCGATGTTCCCCTTGGAAATAATTATGTTTCCTCCATGACCAGCAAAATCAACGCGATGGACGCCGTCGGCGCGACAAATGCCGAGGATTCCCTGTCGCAGGCAGGCAACCCTGCAAAGGGAGGACTCACAGACCAGAGCGGGGTTCCAGGAAACAAACGCGTCCAGCAGTTCGTGATTTTCTTCTCGGACGGGAATCCTACGGCATTCAGAGGGAAATTCAAATACAACGGCACAGACAATATCGACGCCGTGGTCTGCGGTACCGGCAACGACTGTGGTACGGTTTACACCAAGCTCGGCAAACCCGAGAGGGAAGAGTGGTTGAGCTACAACCCGCGATTTACCGGCGACGGCAAACCAAAGCCCCCAGGAACGGGAACCTCAAAATGCACAACACGATATGGAGGTTCCTACGTCAACACCACCAAATGGTACGTACTGGATGATCCCGATTATCGACTGACTTACAGGGGAACGACCTATAACTCGGAATCCTGCTTCATCCCGACAGTCGGTTCGTCAAACACAACTGCGCCGCTGTCCACTTATATTTGCACCACTGCAAGAGGGATGGCCGTTGAGCATGCACAGGAACTCAAGGACAATAATGTAAAGATCTATACGATCGGCCTGGGAAACATTGATCGTGACTTTCTGTCCCAGATAGCAAGCGGCCCATCATTCGAGTTCTATGCTCCCACTTCCGGTGAACTTCAGGCTATATTCAACAAGATCGCCAAGGATATCAAGCTGCGTCTGGTGCAATGA
- a CDS encoding TadE/TadG family type IV pilus assembly protein, translating to MKDPEAITEKRHRRYYHSGERGIAALELAIILPLLILIAFAVIDFGRLFQARLVITNLAREGGSLVSRDIQSASDIITMLQAGSSPLDLNAAGRIYVWKIDAGSSEDDPDPTIDASNSDSAGSLGVASSIGDDMTNLGLSSELYDHLVFNDANATADISDITVVEVFYRYTPITPITQIAQTFWGTPLLGNMIISSKAVF from the coding sequence ATGAAGGATCCGGAAGCTATTACAGAGAAACGGCATCGCCGTTACTATCATTCAGGCGAGCGGGGGATTGCCGCCCTGGAACTGGCGATCATCCTTCCTCTGCTGATCCTCATTGCCTTTGCGGTCATTGATTTCGGGAGACTGTTTCAGGCTCGTCTCGTCATTACCAATCTAGCCAGGGAAGGCGGGAGCCTCGTTTCCCGGGACATTCAATCCGCATCGGACATCATTACGATGCTCCAAGCAGGGTCATCGCCTCTGGACCTTAATGCAGCGGGAAGAATCTATGTCTGGAAAATCGACGCCGGCAGCAGCGAGGATGATCCTGACCCCACTATCGATGCCTCCAATAGTGACAGCGCAGGATCTCTGGGGGTGGCGAGTTCCATCGGGGACGATATGACCAATCTCGGCTTGTCCAGCGAGCTTTACGATCATCTTGTATTCAATGACGCAAATGCTACCGCGGATATCAGCGATATCACCGTTGTCGAGGTCTTTTATCGTTACACTCCGATTACTCCTATCACCCAGATTGCCCAGACCTTCTGGGGCACCCCCCTGTTGGGCAATATGATCATCAGCAGCAAAGCTGTCTTTTAA